A window of the Helianthus annuus cultivar XRQ/B chromosome 4, HanXRQr2.0-SUNRISE, whole genome shotgun sequence genome harbors these coding sequences:
- the LOC110878044 gene encoding uncharacterized protein LOC110878044 encodes MESTSTIYTNSSNTTANIADRVVLQLLTQNNFNNDDDIFTFTDDNDNNTAKGDVSTIPHTETVNLIEDEDEQEFEFPVMCTDSNLFQISSEFVSGDQISPRYPLFDQNLLTSDLDLDIFNGVDSLKTDSESKSKPKPSDGDINLRNDVNTSKTEVDNGVNTLQTESEQPLAKQLSLMKLFDETRETMSDSSSETDDLAGITPDTYCVWKPDSNPRRKQSKHKKSNSISIGNTSNRWKVRDLLKRSYSDDGYSTGKEKDSPVFIFIPPVSPEKVKQIGKTVKLKNIPAYKFTKTERNIPANKPYLPYREDQLAAYANFTAAKNG; translated from the coding sequence ATGGAGTCAACTTCAACAATCTACACAAATTCTTCTAACACCACCGCAAATATCGCCGATAGAGTCGTTCTACAGCTTCTTACACAGAACAACTTCAACAACGACGACGATATCTTCACTTTCACCGACGATAATGATAATAATACCGCCAAGGGTGACGTAAGCACAATTCCTCACACAGAAACGGTGAATCTGATTGAAGATGAAGACGAACAGGAGTTTGAGTTTCCTGTTATGTGTACAGACTCTAATCTGTTCCAGATTTCATCGGAATTCGTCTCTGGCGATCAGATCTCGCCGAGATATCCGCTTTTTGATCAGAATTTGCTGACGTCAGACTTGGATCTGGATATATTTAACGGCGTTGATAGTTTGAAGACGGACTCTGAATCTAAATCTAAACCTAAACCGTCAGACGGAGATATTAATCTCCGTAACGACGTTAATACTTCGAAGACGGAAGTCGATAACGGTGTTAATACTTTGCAAACGGAATCTGAACAGCCTCTGGCGAAACAGTTATCGCTGATGAAACTGTTTGACGAAACTCGTGAAACGATGTCGGATTCGTCGTCGGAGACGGACGATTTAGCCGGAATAACGCCGGATACTTACTGCGTGTGGAAGCCGGATTCGAATCCACGTCGAAAACAATCAAAGCATAAGAAgagtaattcgatttcgattggcAATACGTCGAACAGGTGGAAGGTTCGAGATCTACTTAAACGAAGCTACAGTGACGACGGTTATTCTACCGGTAAGGAAAAGGATTCGCCGGTGTTTATTTTTATTCCTCCAGTTTCACCGGAAAAGGTAAAACAGATCGGGAAAACTGTTAAATTGAAGAATATTCCGGCGTATAAGTTTACGAAGACGGAAAGGAATATTCCGGCGAATAAGCCGTATCTTCCGTACCGGGAAGATCAGCTTGCTGCGTATGCGAATTTCACCGCTGCTAAAAATGGAtga